Proteins from one Sylvia atricapilla isolate bSylAtr1 chromosome 1, bSylAtr1.pri, whole genome shotgun sequence genomic window:
- the LOC136359247 gene encoding ATPase family AAA domain-containing protein 2-like, giving the protein MTFKGSHQPKPFHDSEIVKFWAARGIFYSRVPPGLGVATPGTLEGAVAEQPHSLPVNIPQQLAHRVPLFYSACMVVSPESNEGKEGDGLRRSFRQRKAAEHYESPLENLRIRNRRSSKRTSCVKERDSGKKKKPKRSLSASSQKDNIKGVPNDHAKTEAIQKANLNEVNKDHMRIGASLVGVEQMQIDGSAQFHGVGGLSDHISALKEMIILPLLYPDVFEILKFKPPRGCLFYGPPGTGKTLVARALANECSRGDRKVTFFMRSAADCMSKWVGESERQLRLVFEQAYQMRPSIIFFDEIDALAPVRSSKQDQVHSSVVGTLLTLMDGLASRGEVVVIGATNRLDSIDPALRRPGRFEREFRFNLPNKEARLEIFRIHTRDWTLKPSDTLLEDLAEKSVGFCGADIKALCVEAGLCALRRRYPQIHESDKRLKIDARSIKVAAKDFTMAMQKIVPASQRAGASPGRALPPISKPLLENTLERILQALQRAFPHAKLALKKNQGNDGFDSDDDSPSISEKKPDSKKAEFRTFSRNPSYQPTSFRPRFLLVEEPGCGQAFDLAPAVLHALEKFPAYTLDLPTLFVSSTSQEETCSQLIREAQRTAPSIIYIPQIPSWWEAVGPTLKAGFTGLLNNIPYFAPVLLLATSDVPHEDLPEEIKTLFNANRGEVFNIPRPTCAERKGFYEDLIMKQAAVPPASKNNADSQIHLPARCSQVDVQPQVLDKKAIKIKKRGVYVDNSELREPEKDLDF; this is encoded by the exons ATGACCTTCAAAGGTTCccaccaacccaaaccattccatgattctgaaATTGTGAAGTTCTGGGCTGCAAGAGGCATTTTCTATAGCAGAGTCCCACCAGGACTGGGCGTGGCCACGCCTGGAACTTTGGAGGGGGCTGTTGCTGAGCAACCTCACAGCCTTCCAGTCAACATTCCACAGCAGCTGGCACACAGGGTCCCTCTCTTTTACTCTGCCTGCATGG TTGTTTCCCCAGAAAgcaatgaaggaaaagaaggcGATGGCCTGCGCCGCTCCTTCCggcagagaaaagctgctgagcACTATGAATCTCCTTTGGAAA ATCTAAGAATACGTAACCGAAGGTCTTCCAAACGTACTTCATGTGTCAAAGAGAGAgattcaggcaaaaaaaaaaaacctaaaag GTCTCTTTCGGCCAGCTCTCAGAAAGATAACATAAAGGGAGTTCCAAATGATCACGCGAAAACTGAAGCAATTCAGAAAGCCAACTTAAATGAAGTCAATAAAGACCACATGAGAATTGGAGCAAGTCTGGTTGGTGTGGAGCAAATGCAAATAGATGGTTCA GCACAATTTCATGGTGTGGGTGGTCTATCTGACCacatttcagctttaaaagagATGATCATTTTGCCGTTGCTTTATCCTGACGTCTTTGAGATATTGAAATTTAAACCTCCAAG AGGCTGTTTATTCTATGGTCCACCAGGGACTGGAAAGACCTTGGTTGCTCGTGCACTTGCTAACGAATGTAGCAGAGGTGACAGGAAAGTAACCTTTTTCATGAGAAGTGCTGCCGACTGCATGAGTAAATGGGTAGGAGAATCTGAACGACAGCTTCGTTTAGTATTTGAGCAG GCCTACCAGATGCGAccttcaattattttctttgatgaGATCGATGCTCTTGCTCCTGTAAGGTCCAGCAAACAAGACCAGGTTCATAG ctCTGTTGTGGGGACACTTTTGACACTTATGGATGGCTTAGCCAGCAGAGGAGAGGTTGTGGTAATAGGAGCCACCAACAGACTGGACTCTATAGATCCTGCTTTGCGAAGACCTGGGCGCTTTGAACGAGAATTCCGCTTCAACTTGCCAAACAAAGAG GCAAGATTAGAAATTTTCAGAATTCACACACGAGACTGGACTCTGAAGCCATCGGACACCTTACTTGAAGATCTGGCTGAGAAAAGTGTTG GATTCTGCGGGGCTGATATTAAAGCCTTATGTGTTGaagctgggctctgtgctttgCGCCGCCGCTATCCACAGATACATGAGAGTGACAAAAGACTGAAGATAGATGCCAGATCAATTAAAGTAGCAGCAAAGGATTTTACCATGGCCATGCAGAAGATTGTTCCAGCATCACAGAGAGCTGGGGCTTCACCTGGGAGAGCACTACCGCCTATTTCAAAGCCGCTGTTAGAAAACACCCTGGAAAGAATTTTACAAGCCTTGCAGAGAGCATTTCCCCATGCAAAGCTTGCACTGAAGAAGAACCAAG GTAACGATGGGTTTGACAGTGATGATGACTCACCATCAATCTCTGAAAAGAAGCCTGAcagcaaaaaggcagaattCCGCACTTTTAGCAG AAATCCTTCTTACCAGCCAACATCTTTCAGGCCAAGGTTCTTACTAGTTGAAGAGCCAGGATGTGGGCAGGCTTTTGATTTGGCACCTGCCGTATTACATGCCCTGGAGAAGTTTCCAGCTTATACATTAGACCTACCAACCTTGTTTGTTAGCAGCACATCACAGGAAGAAACATGTTCACAG TTGATACGAGAAGCTCAAAGAACAGCACCAAGTATCATTTATATCCCACAAATCCCTTCGTGGTGGGAGGCTGTTGGACCTACTCTGAAAGCTGGTTTTACAGGACTACTGAATAACATTCCATATTTTGCTCCAGTTTTGCTCCTTGCAACATCTGATGTGCCACATGAAGATCTCCCTGAAGAG ATAAAAACATTGTTTAATGCTAATCGTGGAGAAGTTTTCAATATCCCACGGCCTAcctgtgctgaaagaaaagggttttATGAGGACTTGATTATGAAGCAAGCTGCTGTACCACCTGCATCAAAAAACAATGCAG ATTCACAGATACACCTTCCCGCAAGATGTTCTCAGGTGGATGTGCAACCACAAGTACTGGACAAGAAAGCAATCAAAATTAAGAAGCGAGGAGTTTATGTGGATAACTCTGAGCTCAGA GAACCAGAAAAGGACCTTGATTTTTAG